Proteins from one Fusobacterium perfoetens genomic window:
- the pssA gene encoding CDP-diacylglycerol--serine O-phosphatidyltransferase, whose translation MVEKKYLAPNGITAANMLLGYLSITASIKSNYTYAIWFIFLAMVCDGLDGKAARKFDAFSEFGKEFDSFSDAISFGIAPSILVYSILSEYPRFVTMAIPVAFIYALCGVMRLVKFNVVTVASNEKDDFSGMPIPNGAASIISYLLLCRTLEKYGYNFFNAEFFISITIISAILMVSTITFLTPDKVFNFVPKKYMGIFVICVLATLKYSLFIFSFYYIIYNLFQYHLYRKEIKNQEEQETQEEE comes from the coding sequence ATGGTTGAAAAAAAATATTTAGCACCTAATGGAATTACAGCTGCGAATATGCTTCTTGGTTACTTAAGTATTACTGCATCAATAAAATCTAATTATACTTATGCTATTTGGTTTATATTTTTAGCTATGGTGTGTGACGGATTAGATGGAAAAGCTGCTAGAAAGTTTGATGCCTTCAGTGAATTTGGAAAAGAGTTTGACTCATTTTCAGATGCTATCTCATTCGGTATAGCTCCTAGTATCTTAGTTTATTCTATCTTATCGGAATATCCTAGATTTGTAACAATGGCAATCCCTGTTGCATTTATTTATGCTCTTTGTGGAGTTATGAGACTTGTAAAGTTTAATGTTGTTACAGTCGCTTCTAATGAAAAAGATGATTTTAGTGGAATGCCTATTCCAAATGGGGCAGCTTCTATAATATCTTATTTATTACTTTGTAGAACTTTAGAAAAATATGGATACAATTTCTTTAATGCAGAGTTCTTTATCTCTATAACAATAATTTCTGCAATACTAATGGTATCTACTATTACTTTCTTAACTCCAGACAAAGTATTTAATTTTGTACCTAAAAAATATATGGGAATTTTTGTAATCTGTGTTCTTGCAACATTAAAATATAGTTTATTTATATTCTCATTCTATTATATAATTTATAATTTATTCCAATATCACTTATACAGAAAAGAGATAAAAAATCAAGAGGAACAAGAAACTCAAGAGGAAGAATAA
- a CDS encoding L-lactate dehydrogenase produces the protein MEIKSRKIVVIGAGHVGSHVGFSLVTQGVCDELVYIDIDEKKALAQAEDTADAVVYLPHRVRVKAGDYSDIDDAEIIVISVGPLPNLNETRMDTLGKTITCLESVVEGIKNSKFSGIIIDISNPADVITYYLQTKLNYPSNKILSTSTTLDSARLRKVLSKKLNIDQKSIYAYVMGEHGESQMVPWSVATIFGKSLIELMKEEPETYGHLNLEEIANDARYGGWLVLKGKGSTEFGIGTSCVEIIKTILADERKVCMVSTLLRGEYGQSDVYASVPAIVGKNGVEKVIELPMSKEDLEKFGASCDVMRKNYKLALTL, from the coding sequence ATGGAAATAAAAAGCAGAAAAATAGTTGTAATTGGAGCGGGACACGTTGGTTCTCATGTGGGATTTTCTTTAGTGACACAAGGGGTGTGTGATGAATTAGTTTATATAGATATAGATGAAAAGAAAGCTTTGGCTCAAGCAGAGGATACAGCAGACGCAGTTGTATATCTTCCACACAGAGTAAGAGTTAAAGCTGGAGATTATTCAGATATAGATGATGCAGAAATTATTGTTATCTCTGTTGGTCCACTACCAAACTTAAATGAAACTAGAATGGATACTTTAGGAAAAACTATAACTTGCCTTGAAAGTGTCGTAGAGGGGATAAAAAATTCTAAATTTTCTGGAATTATAATAGATATATCAAATCCAGCAGATGTTATCACATATTATTTACAAACAAAATTAAATTATCCATCAAATAAAATTCTTTCTACAAGCACAACTTTGGATTCAGCTAGACTTAGAAAGGTTTTATCTAAAAAATTAAATATAGACCAAAAATCAATATATGCTTATGTTATGGGAGAACACGGAGAATCTCAAATGGTTCCTTGGTCTGTGGCTACTATATTTGGAAAATCTTTAATAGAACTTATGAAAGAGGAGCCAGAAACTTATGGACATCTTAATCTTGAAGAGATAGCTAATGATGCTAGATATGGTGGTTGGCTAGTTCTAAAAGGAAAAGGTTCTACAGAATTTGGAATAGGAACTTCTTGTGTTGAGATTATAAAAACTATCTTAGCTGATGAGAGAAAAGTTTGTATGGTGTCTACTCTTTTAAGGGGAGAGTATGGACAAAGTGATGTTTATGCTAGTGTTCCAGCTATAGTTGGAAAAAATGGAGTTGAAAAAGTTATAGAACTTCCTATGTCAAAAGAGGATTTAGAAAAATTTGGAGCTTCTTGTGATGTAATGAGAAAAAATTATAAACTAGCTTTGACACTTTAG